One Herbaspirillum rubrisubalbicans genomic window carries:
- a CDS encoding HlyD family efflux transporter periplasmic adaptor subunit, with protein MSHSDSQAAHTLAEEAKQRNEAAERAANTQKRKKLFAIFGGVVAIVAVGYGAYWYLIGSRYVETDNAYTGTEVATVTPAINGIVAAVDVVDTQAVKKGDVLVRIDDADAKLAVDQAAADLDRTERKVRGYFANDAGLAAQVLAREADQKRASAQLLSAQADLQRAQIDLQRREALAKSGSVSGEELTNARTALLTAQANLKAAEAAEVQSRANIKATQGAQKASTVLTADTTVEDNPEVVLARAKLDQAKLDLERTVLRSPVDGVIARRQVQVGQRVQSGASLLSVVPMQQMHVDANFKEGQLTKVRIGQPVTMTSDLYGGSVEYHGVVTGLSGGTGSAFAVIPAQNATGNWIKVVQRLPVRISLDPKELAQHPLSVGLSMVVEIDTRGQIQAGNVQAKSAQNTDTKAAAL; from the coding sequence ATGTCCCATAGCGATTCCCAAGCCGCCCACACCCTGGCCGAAGAGGCCAAGCAGCGCAACGAAGCCGCCGAGCGCGCCGCCAACACGCAAAAGCGCAAGAAGCTCTTTGCCATCTTCGGCGGCGTGGTCGCCATCGTCGCCGTCGGTTACGGCGCCTACTGGTACCTGATCGGCTCGCGCTACGTCGAGACCGACAATGCCTATACCGGCACCGAAGTGGCCACCGTCACCCCGGCCATCAATGGCATCGTGGCCGCCGTCGATGTGGTCGATACCCAGGCCGTCAAGAAGGGCGACGTGCTGGTGCGCATCGATGACGCCGACGCCAAGCTGGCCGTGGACCAGGCCGCCGCCGACCTGGACCGCACCGAGCGTAAGGTCCGGGGTTACTTCGCCAACGATGCCGGCCTGGCAGCCCAGGTGCTGGCCCGTGAAGCAGACCAGAAGCGCGCCAGCGCCCAGCTGCTGTCGGCCCAGGCCGATCTGCAGCGCGCCCAGATCGACCTGCAGCGCCGCGAAGCGCTGGCCAAGTCGGGTTCGGTCTCCGGTGAAGAACTGACCAATGCCCGCACTGCCCTGCTGACCGCGCAGGCCAACCTGAAGGCGGCCGAAGCGGCAGAAGTGCAGTCCCGTGCCAATATCAAGGCCACCCAGGGCGCGCAGAAGGCCAGCACCGTGTTGACCGCCGACACCACTGTCGAGGACAACCCGGAAGTGGTCCTGGCCCGTGCCAAGCTGGATCAGGCCAAGCTGGACCTGGAGCGCACCGTGCTGCGCTCGCCGGTCGATGGCGTCATCGCACGGCGCCAGGTGCAGGTCGGCCAGCGCGTGCAGAGCGGCGCCAGCCTGCTGTCGGTGGTGCCGATGCAACAGATGCACGTGGATGCCAACTTCAAGGAAGGCCAGTTGACCAAGGTGCGCATCGGGCAGCCGGTGACGATGACCTCCGACCTCTATGGCGGCTCGGTGGAGTACCACGGCGTGGTCACGGGCCTGTCGGGCGGCACCGGTTCGGCCTTTGCGGTGATCCCGGCGCAGAATGCCACCGGCAATTGGATCAAGGTGGTGCAGCGCCTGCCAGTGCGCATCTCGCTGGACCCCAAGGAACTGGCCCAACACCCGCTGTCGGTGGGCCTGTCGATGGTGGTGGAAATCGATACCCGCGGCCAGATCCAGGCCGGTAACGTGCAGGCCAAGTCGGCCCAGAACACCGATACCAAGGCTGCCGCGCTGTAA
- a CDS encoding DHA2 family efflux MFS transporter permease subunit — protein sequence MSSTLSAEAGDLPAPQPGPLEAPLSGGQLVGAGILLAAANFIAVLDTTIANVSVSTISGALGASTSQGTYVITSYAVAEAITVPLTGWLANRFGTVRVFILSMIMFGLFSALCGLANSLGMLIAFRVMQGLAGGPLMPLSQTLLLRIFPKEKAPAAVGLWAMTTLVAPIAGPILGGVLCDQYSWPYIFWINVPVALICGYLGWRMLKRFETKTSKLPIDRIGLILMVVWVAALQLMLDEGKEKDWFASTEIVLLAITAVVFFIAFLIWELTEHNPIVDLRVFRHRGFTASVTTICLAFGAFFGSVVLTPLWLQGYMGYTATWSGCISALTGILAVMTAPLVAKMSATIDARKLVCFGVTWLGLITFVRAFNTTDMSFFQIGWPLFLQGIGLPLFFVPLTSLALSSVNEEETASAAGLMSFCRTMSGAIATSIVNTSWENDATHFHAELAGLVDRSGAAIQSMMASGMSLEQATASLAQTVQNQAVMLSTNHIFMMAAVSFSLAALAVWLAPKPTRVADTTAAH from the coding sequence ATGTCATCCACATTGAGCGCAGAGGCCGGCGATCTGCCAGCCCCGCAGCCTGGTCCTCTGGAGGCGCCGCTGAGCGGCGGCCAGCTGGTGGGCGCCGGCATCCTGCTGGCGGCGGCCAACTTCATCGCGGTGCTCGATACCACCATCGCCAACGTCTCGGTATCGACCATTTCCGGGGCGCTGGGCGCCTCCACCAGCCAAGGCACCTACGTCATCACCTCCTATGCGGTGGCCGAGGCCATCACGGTGCCGCTGACCGGCTGGCTGGCCAATCGCTTCGGCACGGTGCGCGTGTTCATCCTGTCAATGATCATGTTCGGGCTGTTCTCGGCGCTGTGCGGCCTGGCCAATTCGCTGGGCATGTTGATCGCCTTCCGGGTCATGCAGGGCTTAGCCGGTGGTCCACTCATGCCGCTCTCGCAGACCCTGCTGCTGCGCATCTTCCCCAAGGAAAAGGCGCCGGCTGCCGTGGGCCTGTGGGCCATGACCACGCTGGTGGCGCCGATTGCCGGCCCGATCCTGGGCGGGGTGCTGTGCGACCAGTACAGCTGGCCCTACATCTTCTGGATCAACGTGCCGGTGGCGCTGATCTGCGGCTATCTCGGCTGGCGTATGCTCAAGCGCTTCGAAACCAAGACCAGCAAGCTGCCCATCGACCGCATCGGGCTGATCCTGATGGTGGTGTGGGTAGCGGCGCTGCAACTGATGCTGGACGAAGGCAAGGAAAAGGATTGGTTCGCCTCCACCGAGATCGTGCTGCTGGCCATCACGGCGGTGGTGTTCTTCATCGCCTTCCTGATCTGGGAGCTGACCGAGCACAATCCCATCGTCGACCTGCGGGTATTCCGCCATCGCGGCTTCACTGCCAGCGTCACCACCATCTGCCTGGCCTTCGGCGCCTTCTTCGGCTCGGTGGTATTGACCCCGCTCTGGCTGCAGGGCTACATGGGTTATACCGCCACCTGGTCGGGCTGCATCTCGGCGCTGACCGGCATCCTGGCGGTGATGACCGCGCCGCTGGTGGCCAAGATGTCGGCCACCATCGATGCGCGCAAGCTGGTGTGCTTCGGCGTGACCTGGCTGGGCTTGATCACCTTCGTGCGGGCCTTCAACACCACCGATATGTCGTTCTTCCAGATCGGCTGGCCCTTGTTCCTGCAGGGCATCGGTTTGCCGCTGTTCTTCGTGCCACTGACTAGCCTGGCGCTGTCCAGCGTGAACGAAGAAGAGACCGCCTCGGCAGCTGGCCTGATGAGCTTTTGCCGCACCATGTCAGGTGCCATTGCCACCTCCATCGTCAATACCAGTTGGGAAAACGACGCCACCCACTTCCATGCCGAACTGGCGGGCCTGGTCGATCGCAGCGGCGCGGCGATCCAGAGCATGATGGCCTCCGGCATGAGTCTGGAACAGGCCACTGCGTCACTGGCGCAGACGGTACAGAACCAGGCGGTGATGCTGTCAACCAATCACATCTTCATGATGGCTGCGGTCTCGTTCTCGCTGGCGGCGCTGGCGGTCTGGCTGGCACCCAAGCCGACCCGGGTGGCCGACACCACGGCGGCGCACTGA
- a CDS encoding Arm DNA-binding domain-containing protein: MHFDARAAKLLQPGQHLTVPDYPGLRLKATESTRTWVYRYKSPVDGKMRQVKIGSWPAMSVAAAIVRWEELKVERDAGVDLAVQRRDERKQAQELANSEKESARLASLSVSEVCTFYLEGYIRLNRMEKGYKEVKRTFEKMLGEFGDAPCVGAFQGEGG, from the coding sequence ATGCATTTTGACGCGAGGGCCGCAAAGCTGCTGCAGCCTGGTCAACACTTAACAGTCCCTGATTATCCTGGGCTGAGGTTGAAAGCTACCGAGTCTACCCGAACCTGGGTCTATAGATACAAAAGCCCGGTCGACGGGAAGATGCGTCAGGTGAAGATTGGTTCGTGGCCGGCGATGTCGGTCGCGGCCGCGATTGTACGTTGGGAGGAGCTTAAGGTCGAGCGCGATGCTGGCGTCGACCTGGCTGTGCAGCGCCGGGATGAGCGCAAGCAGGCTCAAGAGCTGGCCAACTCGGAGAAGGAGTCCGCGAGGCTCGCCAGCCTATCGGTCAGTGAAGTTTGTACGTTCTACCTTGAGGGATACATCCGACTGAACCGAATGGAGAAGGGGTACAAAGAGGTTAAGCGAACCTTCGAAAAGATGCTGGGTGAGTTCGGAGACGCGCCATGTGTGGGAGCGTTCCAAGGAGAAGGTGGATGA
- the mutS gene encoding DNA mismatch repair protein MutS, which translates to MMQQYLRIKADHPNTLVFYRMGDFYELFFEDAEKASRLMGVTLTQRGSSNGNPIKMAGVPFHSVEQYLARLIKLGESVAICEQIGDPATSKGPVERKVVRVVTPGTLTDSDLLPEKAERCLLAMQLLPSKSRKQMQVGLAWLSMASGALKMMEFTVEAHLLDGRVKQELERISAAEVLVAEGQLEQCEPLLPNRAVTVPDWHFDQPSGEKALLDQLGVATLHGFGADGLGPAICAAGALLRYAQSTQGRGLQHVRTLTVESENEFIGLDAATRRNLELTETIRAQDANTLAPTLFSTLDHCRTAMGSRLLRHWLHHALRDQQVARARHAAINALMRTDACSGLSATLAAVPDIERITTRIALLSARPRDLAGLRAGLQQLGSLRAYVEMCARDAEAPLLEQLHDDLATPVECLDLLERAIMLEPAAMVRDGGVIARGFDAELDELRGLSENAGQYLLELEARERERTGIANLRVEYNKVHGFYIEVTHGQTDKVPEDYRRRQTLKNAERYIIPELKAFEDKALSAQERSLSREKFLYEQLLNDMGVHIVRLQAIAHALAQLDTLVALADHAVRNNWCAPQLVAEPCIQIEQGRHPVVENQIERFIANDCQLAAERKLLLITGPNMGGKSTFMRQVALITLLAYVGSFVPATSAVIGPIDRIFTRIGAADDLAGGRSTFMVEMTESASILNNATEHSLVLMDEVGRGTSTFDGLALAWAIAKHLIDVTRSFTLFATHYFELTQLPDIHPSAANVHLSAVEHKDSIVFLHAVQSGPASQSYGLQVAQLAGVPAPVIRAARKHLSALESQSMQPTPQFDLFSSPAFTEPASEDEAEALDDEHTTPEAVQPDPLAQALLQSLAGIDPDALTPRQALEALYQLKALSRGQ; encoded by the coding sequence ATGATGCAGCAGTACCTTCGCATCAAGGCCGATCATCCCAACACGCTGGTGTTCTACCGCATGGGCGATTTCTATGAATTGTTCTTCGAGGATGCCGAAAAGGCCTCGCGCCTGATGGGCGTCACGCTCACCCAGCGCGGCTCCTCCAACGGCAACCCGATCAAGATGGCCGGCGTGCCCTTCCATTCGGTGGAGCAATACCTGGCGCGCCTGATCAAGCTGGGCGAATCGGTGGCGATCTGCGAACAGATCGGCGACCCGGCCACCAGCAAAGGCCCGGTGGAGCGCAAGGTGGTGCGGGTGGTCACCCCCGGCACCCTGACCGATTCCGATCTGCTGCCTGAAAAGGCCGAGCGCTGCCTGCTGGCCATGCAGTTGCTGCCGTCGAAATCGCGCAAGCAGATGCAGGTGGGCCTGGCCTGGCTATCCATGGCCAGCGGTGCGCTGAAGATGATGGAATTCACGGTCGAGGCGCATTTGCTGGATGGCCGCGTCAAGCAGGAACTGGAACGCATCTCGGCCGCCGAAGTGCTGGTGGCCGAAGGCCAGTTGGAACAGTGCGAGCCGCTCTTGCCCAATCGCGCCGTCACAGTGCCCGACTGGCATTTCGACCAGCCCAGCGGCGAAAAGGCCCTGCTCGATCAACTGGGCGTGGCCACCCTGCACGGCTTCGGCGCAGATGGCCTGGGCCCGGCCATCTGCGCCGCCGGCGCCCTGCTGCGTTATGCGCAATCGACCCAGGGACGCGGCCTGCAGCACGTGCGCACCCTCACCGTCGAATCCGAAAATGAATTCATCGGCCTGGATGCCGCCACCCGCCGCAACCTGGAACTGACCGAAACCATCCGCGCGCAAGATGCCAACACCCTGGCGCCCACGCTCTTTTCCACGCTGGACCACTGCCGTACCGCCATGGGTTCGCGCCTGCTGCGCCATTGGCTGCATCACGCCCTGCGCGACCAGCAGGTAGCGCGCGCGCGCCACGCCGCCATCAATGCCCTGATGCGCACCGATGCCTGCTCGGGCCTGTCGGCGACTCTTGCAGCGGTGCCCGACATCGAACGCATCACCACCCGCATCGCCCTGCTCTCGGCACGTCCGCGCGACCTGGCGGGCTTGCGTGCCGGCCTGCAGCAACTGGGGTCGCTGCGCGCCTATGTGGAAATGTGCGCGCGTGACGCCGAGGCGCCGCTGCTGGAGCAATTGCACGACGACCTGGCCACGCCGGTGGAATGCCTGGACCTGCTGGAACGCGCCATCATGCTGGAACCCGCCGCCATGGTGCGCGACGGCGGCGTGATCGCACGCGGCTTCGATGCCGAACTGGATGAATTGCGCGGCCTGTCCGAAAACGCCGGCCAGTATCTGCTGGAGCTGGAAGCCCGCGAGCGCGAGCGCACCGGAATTGCCAACCTGCGCGTCGAATACAACAAGGTGCATGGCTTCTACATCGAAGTCACCCACGGCCAGACCGACAAGGTGCCGGAAGACTATCGCCGCCGCCAGACCCTGAAGAACGCCGAGCGCTACATCATCCCCGAGCTGAAGGCCTTCGAAGACAAGGCGCTGTCTGCGCAGGAACGTTCACTGTCACGCGAGAAATTCCTCTACGAACAGTTACTCAATGACATGGGCGTTCATATCGTGCGCCTGCAAGCCATCGCCCATGCCCTGGCCCAGCTCGACACCCTGGTGGCGCTGGCCGATCACGCCGTGCGCAACAACTGGTGCGCGCCGCAACTGGTGGCCGAGCCCTGCATCCAGATCGAGCAAGGCCGTCACCCGGTGGTGGAAAACCAGATCGAGCGCTTCATCGCCAACGATTGCCAGCTCGCAGCAGAACGCAAGCTGCTCTTGATCACCGGCCCCAACATGGGCGGTAAATCGACCTTCATGCGCCAGGTGGCGCTGATCACCCTGCTTGCCTACGTGGGCAGCTTCGTGCCGGCCACCAGCGCCGTGATCGGGCCGATCGACCGCATCTTCACCCGCATCGGCGCCGCCGACGACCTGGCCGGCGGTCGTTCCACCTTCATGGTGGAGATGACCGAATCGGCCTCCATCCTCAACAATGCCACAGAACACTCGCTGGTGCTGATGGATGAGGTGGGGCGCGGCACCTCGACCTTCGACGGCCTGGCGCTGGCCTGGGCGATTGCCAAGCACCTGATCGACGTGACCCGCAGCTTCACCCTCTTTGCCACCCACTACTTCGAACTGACGCAGTTGCCGGACATCCATCCGAGTGCGGCCAACGTGCATCTGTCGGCGGTGGAGCACAAGGACAGCATCGTCTTCCTGCATGCGGTGCAAAGCGGCCCGGCCTCGCAGAGCTATGGCCTGCAGGTGGCGCAACTGGCCGGCGTGCCGGCGCCGGTCATCCGCGCGGCACGCAAGCACCTCTCGGCGCTGGAAAGCCAGTCCATGCAACCCACGCCGCAGTTCGACCTGTTCAGTTCGCCCGCCTTCACCGAACCCGCATCCGAAGATGAAGCTGAAGCACTGGACGATGAACACACTACGCCCGAGGCGGTCCAACCCGATCCGCTGGCGCAGGCACTGCTGCAGTCGCTGGCAGGCATCGACCCCGACGCCCTCACGCCGCGCCAGGCGCTGGAGGCGCTGTACCAGTTGAAGGCCTTGAGCCGGGGCCAGTAA